CAGGGCGCGGCCAACGCGATGGGGCGCTTCCTCCATCATGTCCTGGTAAGCGATGTCGAGTACTCCGACGCGACCGAAATAAAACTGCCCTTCGAAATCGGCCGGCACGAAATCCGTGCCGTCCATGGTCAGCGCCAGTGTGTATGGACCATGGCCATGCAGGACCGCGCGGGTTTCTTCGTTGGCGCGGTACACCGATTGATGCAGCGGTGTATCCAGCGATGCGCCCGCTGCCGGCTCTCCGTTCACGGAACAGCGAACCAGTTCATCGGCTGCCAGGGTGTCGGCGCAGGCCCCGGTGGGCGTGATCCAGATTTCGTCTTCCTCGCGCACCGAGGCATTGCCGGAATGGGAGTCGTTTATCCCGTGTTGACGGAGCCAGCGGTAGTGCTCGGTCAGTTCCTGTTTCAGATCCATTGTGGTGTCGCGAAGGGACGGGAAAGAAGGTTGAATTCGGCAAGCATAGCAGAAACCCGGTTGGCGGATTACGGTCTCATATCAATACACGGGAATGTAACGGAACGCCTATGTACAATCGTCCTTGTTTCTGCCATAAATATGCGCGCAGTAAACGGATTCAGACTCTCGGTGTGGAATGGTGTACCCGC
This Acidiferrobacteraceae bacterium DNA region includes the following protein-coding sequences:
- a CDS encoding class II aldolase/adducin family protein, producing the protein MDLKQELTEHYRWLRQHGINDSHSGNASVREEDEIWITPTGACADTLAADELVRCSVNGEPAAGASLDTPLHQSVYRANEETRAVLHGHGPYTLALTMDGTDFVPADFEGQFYFGRVGVLDIAYQDMMEEAPHRVGRALSNTRIIVVRGHGAYACGPTINLAYKWLCSLELSAKTAFLARQAGTVPPHR